Within Telopea speciosissima isolate NSW1024214 ecotype Mountain lineage chromosome 8, Tspe_v1, whole genome shotgun sequence, the genomic segment CCCATTTATTCTAAACCATAAAACTTGTTCCCCCcatgacacacacacacaaaaaaaaaaaaaagagaggaaccCAATCAAACATACGAAatgatatttatatattttattgatgTAAAATGTCTCTTTTTCCACCCATCAGTTCCCAATTGGTGTTAGAGTAGTAGTATAAACTCTAGTTAGCCTAGAGAACTATGTAGCGTGTTTGTCCTCATCTGACAGAAAacgatctcttttttttccattgatTACAATTACATCTTACCACAATTTTTATGTAACAGAATACAATTGTTAATGGAAATTTAGAACTGTGATTTCTGTAGGCTTTGCTTCTCATGCCTGAACTTGTGTCTACTTAATCGTGGTCCTGCCATCTTGTTTATATTACTAGTTTCTTTTGCTTGCAAGTGATTTTGGAAGTTTAATTTTAGCATTTTTTCCGTGCAGCCTTTATGGACTGGAATCATGCCACAGATGGCTGCCGGTGCTCCTGCAACTGCATCAGATGCAGTTGTGCCATCAACTACATCTAGTTCTCCTTTGGTTCCTGCAAGTACGCAGGCAGCAGCTCTACTGACTTGTAACTGGACAGAGCATCCCTCACCTGAAGGATACATGTACTATTATAACAGTGTAACTGGTGAAAGCAGGGTAAGAGGCTTGTTTGTATTGTGTCCCTTTAAGCCATTTTGATTTTTAGAACCGATGGATGTGACCGTTATtgggacttgggtagaactcaccCGGCCATTAAGGAGAGGGTTCCCAAGTCCTTATAAGCCTTGACATCGGGCTACTCACATCTAGTGTGAGATTGTTGCTGTCCCGTAGAATCCCAACAACCTCCCACTCCATGCAGTACACGTGGGGACTGAGATTTTTCCATCCTCGGAGGTACACCGGAGTTGTCACACCTCGgttttgataccacttgttgggactCAGGTAGAACCCACCCTTAAAAACTAgtcattaaggagagggtgcccaagtccTTATAAGCCTTTCACATCGGGCTACTCACAACTGATGTGTGATCGTTGCTTTTGTGTGGAACCCCAACAAAAATGTCTAATAAAGTGTATTTGTAGTGGGAGAAGCCAGAAGAGTTCATCTCGTTCGAGCAACAACAGAAACTGAAACAGCAACATACGTCTtctcttcaaaagcttcattCTCACCCACAAGTTCAGGCACATCCGCAGGTTCTTTCTGTACAAGTTGCACAAACACCGCAGATGCAACACCAAACACAGCTCCTGCATCAGCAGCAGTTACAGCAACCTTCTTTGTCTTCATCGGTTAGTAGCTTCTTGCTTGGTTTATTACAATGCAAGAAGTTTGGTTTTGTTTGCTGATACAGCATGCTCTGGTTTTCCAATGTCAGGCTCTTCATGGTATGACCGGTCAACAGAGTGTTCAGGTAAACCTACCTCTTAAACTTATAGGTGATGGGTCTTGGTGTTGCTTAATGGTAATGATTTACTGGAAACTGTCATGTGAGAATGCTAATTATAATTTGGTCAGAAATTTATGTTCAatggtattttttcttttgaaagactATAGGTGCATGTGACATGTGGCTGGCAGTGATTTGTCCTTGCTTTTAGCCAGTGATGAAGTCCGCCAAATCTCTCCCTGTCCAACTTGTGTTTGTGCATGCATGCAGATTCGCCCTTGTGTGTTGGAAATACCAGGATAATAACTAATTGGAGTAATCGTGTTTAACTATTCCAAAATGATCcaacttttatgttttgatttgcccgttttggatttatttgaaGCATACATTCATGCACTTTCTACCATTCCAGGCAAGGAAGGCGGGACTAGTGCATGGCCCAATGGCTGGTTGGGAGAATAACCAAACAGCTTGGAAGCTAATAGTGATAGAACGGTGTATTGATGGCCATGCAGTAAAGTCCTAACCTACCCTCAAGCCTGatgggagaaaaaaaagggggggggggatgggctTGTTGCACCCTTAGATTCTGCATTCCCGTTGATCTTACTAGTCAAATCTGATTTTGTGGTATTAGTAGCCTTCTGATAATTTAGATTATTTTGTTTGATAGTGCTGTTCGTTGTTTGGTTTTTGATACCTGGGTTTGAACTCTAGTGGTGAATATTTTGGTATAAACTAATGTTGGCTTAGACCTTCTACTAGTTGCTTAGGTTATAAAACAAGGTTTTTCTTACAGAACTTCCTTTAGGAGTCCTAGACCACCTTGGAGTCAAATGAGGGGTCTAAGAAGAGTTAGACAACAAGCATTCTTAATTTAGTACAGAACTTGAGTAATCAAACAGTACCAAACAGGATCTTTCAACAGAAATAAATCCAGATTTAAGGAGAAATCAAATGGAGCAAAATCAGATGTTAGATAACCACCAAACTCAAGTTGAGTTTACCAAACAAGGGCTAGGACAACTGCTGGAAATCTGAAATCGATCCAATAGTTAGATGAGAAAATATGAGGACATCTTAGTACTACTAGGAAAagggcaaaacagtaatttcaGAGGTTAAACAGAGAACTGAATTTGCGGTTTTGATTCTGCATATGAATCTGACATCAGTATATAAAATAGAACAGAAAATCCGAATCGATATCAGTATGTCAGGATATAAAATAGTAGCTTAAGAAGAAACAGGGGCAGAATTGGAAAACAGGGATAATTCCAGATCACCATGTCAGAATCTTGCCAAAAAACtgaattgagtttttttttttgaattgtgGAACATTTGATCAAAATATGGGCAGATTCTAACGACTGGATTATTCTATTTAGAATTCGTGCAAAAAATACCTTGCGTATGAATTCTGATTAGAATAGGAGTTGCAGAACATTTCAGAACTCAACTTACTTGTTAATTAAAGACTAATAAGTAGAAGAATCAATCCAGCAATAGAACAATccacccaggcttcacaccacaaggtgtTTGATTGGATCAGACACCAATATACCTTGATCACATGCAAGGGGTTTTGATCAAACAcgagatcttcaatggagaagagagcagcaaaagcttttcattgaTTACAATTCGTGTACAATGTCGGACCcgcttacaaacttatatagaaaacaaaaaaataaactgaCTCGAACACTGAAAAGGAAAGGCcaatccaatccttaactaatgaGGTTTCgtaaactaactaaaaaactgaaataacaaaggatacTAATACAAAACAGGACTGGGATTATGAAATCCTAATCCAACCTagctaaaacacttaataacaattgaaattaaaaaatgaagacaattaactaactaatcccgtatgcctagcCTCTACTCATATTACAGGCCCATTAAAGTGtctcattacaatgaaaacccatgggattaaAGGtccaatacatatatataacccaacccaaggcttgcttctaataaaataagcctatTTAGGTCATTTAACTGGATCAACTCTTTTTGCACTTTAGTTTCTGTAAAGAAGATATATGTTAATTGTTCTGTGATTGAATCATGTATTTGAAATCCTTTTATAGATCTGCTCATTTCCTACCAAAGGTGGTATGTCTATCCCTTGGTGATGTGCTTTGGGTCTTAGTTTCGATTGTCCCAGAGTGAAGAACACCACAGCAACTAAAACTAACGGTTATTGGTAAATTCTACTTTTTGTTGAGCTTACTATCAAGGTTTCAAATTTCGATTTTAGTCCCCATAGAAATGAAAAAGTTTCAGGGAGATGTGTTAAGTTGGATGGAAGCTTTGTAAAATCATGGACATGATGGAAATTGTAAATGAAACTTCTGGATATGATATAATAAAATACACAGCTAAGAATAATCCCACAGGATATATGATCATTTAGAATGGTTGAAGAAGATTGCAGTCACTAAGGTTTGGCACAATAAAATCACTCCTCATGGTTTATGGCCATGATTGTTGAGTAATACAGTTCTATGAATCAAGACAATATGTAATAAATTGATACATAATCTATTGATTATGCTAGGGTTCCTGGTCctataaatttgttttaaaatgGCACAACAAATCAGAGTATGGGATGTAGTgagaaaatcagaaaatatttttgaagaagttttatatttctttatttcatggCTGTATATAGGCTGgttgtctctgtgtgtgtgtgtgttactCCATTTTCTGTATTATATTGTCATAATTTTAGATTAATGTTTGGGGGGGAAATATTCAATTTTATGTTGGTGCTTTTTTTGTTGACTGTAATTAACTTTTGTCAAAATCTTCATTATATTCTAATGAGATTTTGTGCTGGTGTCTCTGGTTACTGAAATATgttactatatatatatgttactATATTTTGATTAATCTGTTAAAATCTAAGAACAAGTGGTTAGCACCTTCCGTTAAGCCACTTCATCATTGGTTGCTTCACATGTGTGTGCTTTTCGATTTACAGGGACCGGTTTATACCCAATTGCAGGCAGCACCCAGTTCAGTTATTGATCCTGCTCACTTCCAACAGGTATCCAAGGTTAATGCATTGATGTGCACAAATCTGTATTGATGCTTATGTTCTCAACTACACTCTCCAAATTTTCTAGGGGTTTCAGGTGGCTCAGGATTGGATGTGGAACAACAAGCCTGCAGGTACCAATCATCCTTTGGCTGTAATTTTTATTCTTGTTATGGAAAGGTGTAATGATTCGTGGTGTAGCTGCCAAATGATAGCTTTGATATTGAGACTGCTTGATGGCACCTTTGACTAAGGCTACAATTATCACATGTGCTTTAACCAGGATGGGATTGGAAGACCCACcgtctttcctttttttttggtagaagaccCACCGTCTTTCCACTATGCCATGGTTGCACATGAATTGATACTCAAACAGCAGTTGATCGAGCTGCCAATGAGCTTTTTGCAGGGTCAGCTGAGTGGGTCTGATGTCAGTATTTTTAGTAGAGTGAAGTTTGAAACATTGAATCTATGGAATATGGTTGTAACCCCTCTGCATGTGTGTAGTTTCTTATTTTTGTGCGGGGTATGTTTAGTGTTTGTGGGATCTGTTGTAGTGGTTTAATCAACAGAATTAACAGAGAATAttatataacatatatatatatatatatataaaatttaaaaaaaccaCCAAGAGGGATGGGAAGAAATTCTGGCACTTCTTTAGAAATGGTTGTATATACTTTACTTTCTGCTCACTATGTTGAAATATTTTTGCATTCTCCAGGAACATAAAAGTGGGAGGGTGAGAATGTGAGATTAAGGATACATACTGGCTGACAAGTACGGCCCAAATTGCCAATGGAGCAGCCCTGCAGTATCAGGCTCAGTTTGTGATTCGAAGCCTGAAAGGGTATATATCTTTGTGACATGAATGATATACTTTTCTCGAGTATTTGTGaggaaaatattattttttgtttactgTAGTCTTTATACATAGGTTTTAGCATCTCGCACATTCATACTTTTAGacccaaaaagacaaaaaaagaagaaaagaatgaccAACATGGGTGCTGAGAGAGGTTTTATGCTGGTTGTACAAATATCATCTCTCAATTCTCCTAACCCATCGACTGTGATTGCAACTTGTTAGAAAATGTTTTATTAATAGAGGTTTCAAAATACCTTTTTTTGcggttttgtaatttttgttgtgTGTTTTCCCTCTCACTTGTTTTTGATTTTCAGTGTTGCTTTTGAGAGAAGTTTGTCCTTGTGAgatgtttagtcccacattgaaaGTGGGAAAGGATGTCAAGTGGGTAATAAGTAAGCATGTGAATCCAAGGGTAGCGTTCTTAGGcgggatccagatcttctacggcgcgggCTGCCTGTTGTGCCGTGTTGCGCAATACCAATGACTAAAACCTTGATTGATGCCCCTCTGGATAAATACTAATTGTTCAGGATCTCAGATCGCCCTGGAATAGCACGAGGACCATCATCATTCTTGTTTGCAGAGCAATTTGAAATGGTGTTGACTGATCGTGAAATTATTTGATATGAAATTAACAAACTTGGTAGGTACTAGGTAGTGAGTAAGGCTTAAGCAGGTCAAGTCATATGGTATTACGAAGTAGACAATATTCATAGCAGAGTCAAAGAGACTAGACTGGctcttctactactactaaatacttactactactacttgaaATCAATTGATGGACCTGCAGTTCCTACGGATCTGGCCATTGTTTCCAGTGAGTGGTTTCAAGCTGCCCATCTTGAGCATGGATGTTTTGAAGTCCTGAAAGAAGATGAATGGGTCATTGGCGTATCCCTCGACGATCTCACGTGTAATAACACTTGCGGCATTGCCTCCAGCTACAAGGGCATTGTCTGATGGAAGCAATCCCTCCCCAGAGATTAGGTTTATGTAGTACTGGTTGTCGAAAGTAGCCGGTGTCATCAGGTCCAGTGATACCAGAGTTGCATTGCCAGACTCCAAGCAGAGATGCTGTAGAGATGAAAGGAAGTCGAGGTTGAGGGCTGGAGGAGCATCGGATCCAAAGGAGtcgccaccaccatcaccgccaCTGCCAATGCCCTGGATGAGGCTTGAGCTGAAAGTGGAGCATTTGGCTTTTCCAATGGTGTGTGCGCCTGTGATGAATAGATTCCGAATGGAAAGTGAAGTGATCAGTAAAAGAAGACGAGAGAGAGGGGTCTTGGAGAGTTTTGCTTCACCATGCGGGGAGTTTCACCTCCCCACACCATCttaggtttcacaaacccctaaggttttagtatgtttttcaaaataccctctctCATGCGTAATTGAAGCCCCACCGTGAAGAGATTCTCATTCACTGTGGCtcaaggaaaactcagtccatAATATTTCAGCTAGATGTATTTGGAGAAATTTATTGAAATATTTAACAAACCAGAAAGGGCAATCATGTCGTTGAGGGTGAGACCGACGTCCTGGAACTTGGTGACGAGGGTTGCCACGTCAGAATTGGGACCTGGGATGTTATTGTTCGCTGCTGCCTTGCTGGCTGTCAAGCTGTCTCTCCTCCCCAGCTGGACTTCCCACCCGGGCCCACCTGACTGCAAAATATTATTCTTCCCGCAGTTATcaatacttaattttttttaaaattttatataataataataataataataataaattaagcTAGAAAGAATTTGCATTCATATGTAATTTTGTTTGACTAAGTTTTGATGATAGAAGGGATATATACAAGGGAGAAGGGAGCCAATCAATGAAATGTGATAAAACTACATAAGAGGACAttaaggtcatttcatgtgaagaagaaagagatatacATAGAAATGCTAGTGTCTACAAGTACTCCAGTGGTTCAGAGAACCCTTTTTCCATATCTAATATAGGTAAAAGTTCTCTGAGCCAATGCTGGGCAGTGTAAGCTAGCATCTCTGTGTTTGTCTCTCTATTCCTCAGATGAAATGACCTCGCTGCCTTCTCATGTACGATTTTATTTTATCACACCTCATTTGTGTGTGATTTCCTATGACGCTTGCTGGGAGAACCCACTCtcaatattcaaaaaaaaatttatatatatagggagaggGAGTGTTCTCTCCCAGATGGAGAGAAAACATTGTTTCATATTATGATATGCATATATGGTTAAAAAAAGGTTGTCTGGTTGTGTACCCACCAGAAGAACAGAATCTCTTGCGAGGATGGCAAGTATATCAGCACAGGAGACTGTCTGAGGGCAAACTGATTCAAGTTCAGATTTGATGGAGTCGATCACGTCGAACCCTCTCAGCGAATTCGCATTCGGTGCTGCCGTTTTCTCACCCACAAACATTTCTGTATCATCTAGCAACACTGATGCATCACATCCCTGCACTTCCATGTATTAATAATTAAGATCGAGTGTGAATAGTTTTACGTTAAAGAAGCAATCTAGCTTACGTAGTggaaatgtatatatatatatatatataggaagcagttttctgtatgggagtgtaGCCAATaccagtactcccatgtgtctatctccctCGTCCTTAAAACAATtaggcagaggtgtcttttcatatagggaggagagagatagacttatgggagtgctggcggaagccacactctcggacagagaactttttccctatatatatatatgaatgaatgaatgaatgaatggtTACGTTAACGAAGCAATCGTGGAAATGGAGACGGAGGAGAGATGCGGCCATGCGAGGGTCATCAGAAACAGCTCTGACCACCCATGAGAAAATTATAGCTTCAGCATCGGGACAGCTACTCTGGTATGCATCAACCCGGAGAGACCCACCACCGCTGTTACCTCCTCCACCAAAGCATGCTTCGATGGTGGTCGGCATTCTGATCACCAACCCCATCATCACTACAACCCTCACCAACATCATAAGTACTGATGAGAAAGCTACCTTGTAagtttccatctctctctctctctctctctcgctcaatTATATAGTAGAAGTagggaggggtggggggtgCACTTTATATATACATAGAATTTTGTGAGATATGTAGAGTGTGATGTGAAGCGGAAGCTCCAAGGCTCTTAAGGGTTGAGGGGAGAAGTTTGTGTTTCTGATATCTCATTTTTTGGGATCACTCCAATTAAGCTGGGTGGGTGAGTGCAGTGCAGGAGAGTGTGTAACTAACTTTGTCATGTACTAATCTGATAGTAGAAAGGGTTGGTACGTAGTTGTTGGTTTAAAAGAAGACCAGTCAAGGCTTTTTGTTATTGAGGGTTTGAAGTGGTCACTCACTCACTAAcaaggtatctctctctctctctctctctctctctctctctctctctctctctctctatatatatatatatatatatatatatatcagtatTTGTGCTTAATTATTCTCTCTTACACAATGTGGACCTACTACTACTAACCTCGGCCCATGTCACCACCTCCTAACTCCTTCATACTTTTCTCACCAAACCTAGGTgtacctaagggtgtcaattggacATCATAACTGAAAACCGGATCGAAACCAACCCCAAAAATCAGAATCGACCCACCTGATAGTTTATTGGGCTAGTTCTGGATTAGCGATAAGTTATTGGTCTGAATCTGAATCTATTGATTAATAGTTACTGATCTCTAAATAGTTCTAGAACAGATAGGCCAACTAAGAACCTTTGGAACCAGaacatatccacatcttaactctatatattatataattcttaaggCTTAAGATCATGAGAGCCAAAGTTTAAAGTATCAGTCGGgcaattttaagagacgtatcatatcgtatcggagatacataTCGATTGGTGCAGAAACACATGAAAATGATCATACACATGTAAATACACTTATGGATACAAAAacacaatataaacaagcaatatttGTCATATGTCATacatatacactaagaattgtgaataatgtataaccaaacaagtgtgACACTttaaaattgttataaaagatgagatttcttacatatTGTAATGGTCTATGGCCATGAAGAGTAtcggatgatgcaaaggatgatgttgtagcactccttgattcattttttagtCCAAAAATTTCTAAAACCAAGATTACATgcaagattttaattttttggttgagagttttcttTCATTTGATCTTCTgttagaataggagttgtaTCGAATCTATGAGTGAAAATAGCTTTTttaattcacaaaaaaattggctttttttataaaatgtatcggtatgtatcgaacCGTATTGGccaatatgtatcgatatgtatcaatacgtattaaaccacccataGAACCCTCTACTGG encodes:
- the LOC122670800 gene encoding peroxidase 40-like, translated to METYKVAFSSVLMMLVRVVVMMGLVIRMPTTIEACFGGGGNSGGGSLRVDAYQSSCPDAEAIIFSWVVRAVSDDPRMAASLLRLHFHDCFVNGCDASVLLDDTEMFVGEKTAAPNANSLRGFDVIDSIKSELESVCPQTVSCADILAILARDSVLLSGGPGWEVQLGRRDSLTASKAAANNNIPGPNSDVATLVTKFQDVGLTLNDMIALSGAHTIGKAKCSTFSSSLIQGIGSGGDGGGDSFGSDAPPALNLDFLSSLQHLCLESGNATLVSLDLMTPATFDNQYYINLISGEGLLPSDNALVAGGNAASVITREIVEGYANDPFIFFQDFKTSMLKMGSLKPLTGNNGQIRRNCRSIN